DNA from Kitasatospora acidiphila:
TCGGTCAGCGACTCGGCGTACTCGTGGCCGCCGACGATGCTGAAGCCGTCCAGCTGGTTGCCGACCGAGTTGGCGCCGCAGCTGGAGCCCGCGTCGAGCACGTACGGCATGTTGGTGTAGGAGACGTTGCCGTTCCAGTCGTGCCAGGCGCAGAAGCCGCTGTTCGGGAAGCCATCGGGCGAGGTGCCGCTCGGGCTCATCACCACGATCTGCACGTCGGAGCCGGAGACGCCGAAGTGCTGGGCGCCGACGTTGGCTTCGGCGGCGATGTCCGCCTGGGCGGCCGAGGCGGGCGCGGCGCCCGAGTCGTCGACCCACGTGCCGCCGAGCACGGCGCCGTTGAAGCTCGGGCCGGAGCCGGTGTTGTCGGTGTACTGCGAGGTCACGGTGGACCAGGTGTCCTGCGAGGTGCCCAGGCCGCTGAACAGGTTGGTCTGGTACTGCTGGACGCCGTTGCCGTCACTGTCCCACTGGTTACCCCAGAAGACGAGGTAAACGGTGACGTTGTGCTCCACCGGACCGCCGTTGTAGGCCAGGGTGCCCGAGGCGGCCGGGGCGGCGGACTTGCCGGTGAGGCCCTTGGCGTTGAAGCCCTTGGCGCCCTTCATCGGGATGACGCCGTGGCGGCCGTGGGTCTGGACCTGCATCTCCTGGCCGTGCGTGCGCACGGTGTGCACGCCGGCGTCGACGCCGGCCGGGGCGGGCGAGGCGGTGCTGGTGGTGGCACCGCCGATCAGGCCGGCCACGGCGAGTGCGGCCACGGCGGCGGTGCGGCGCAGGCGGCGGGAGGTGGGGGTTCGGTGTTCGCGCAAGTCGCGCATCCCGGGGCTCCTTGGTGATTGGTGTGGGGGCCAATTGGGGCCGCGCAGTCTGGGGTGCCCCGGCCGCGAGCCGGGGGCGGTCCGTCGAGGTCGTCGGCGGGGACTGCGCGGGTGCTGGGCGTGCACCGGTGGCGCCGGGTGCGGCGACAAGTCGGTGCGCACTAGCGGGATTTCACGGGTGGTCCGGTGCCGCTGGGGCCGGCGGTTGGGGGTGCCGGGATTGCGTCCGGGCCGGTTGACCGGTGCTCATCAAACAACATCGGGGTACTCCCAGCAATACTTCAGGAAGTCTCAGTTGGCAGATTTGGCGAACTGTTGACTGGCTTGACCAGTCATTGGGGGACTGGCGGGGCGGACCGAGGTGTTCGAATTCTCCGGGTGCGCGATGTGCGACGTGAACCCGTTCTGACCAGTCGAACTGTCAGTGGCGCGTGGCAGTCTGAGGGCGGTGTTTCGAACAGTGGGAGGAAGCATGGGGACGTGGGACGTCGGCTCGTTCGACAATGACGCGGCGGCCGACTTCGCCGGTGAGCTGGATGAGGCCGTCGAGGGTGCGCGCGCCGAGCTGGTGCGGGCGGCGCTGCGTGCGGTGCTTACCGAAGACGGCTACCTGGAGGGCGATTCCGGTGAGCGGGCGGTGGCCGCCGCGGCGCTGGTCGCCGCATACTGCCCGGGTGGCGAACCGGTGAACCCTGTGTACGGTCCGCGAAGGCCGGTGCCGGGACTGGGCGGTGAGCTGCCCGCGCTGGCCGCGGCGGCCCTGGAGCGGGTGGTCGCGGCAGGCTCCGAACTGGCCGAGCTGTGGGACGAGTCGGGGGAGGGTGAGCGCTGGCGAGGGCGGATCGCCGCACTGCGAGCGGTGCTGGCGACCGACCCCCGATCCGGTGGAGCCTGACGGTTCGCTGAACACCGTTGGCCTGCCGGTGCGTTGACGACGCACCGGCAGGCCGGTGGCGCTCACTGCGGCAGTGCGGCCTTCCAGACCCAGGAGGTGGGCGGCTGATGGCCCGGCAGGTCGCCGCGGCCGGTCTGCCAGAGCAGCACCTCGCTCGGCTCGCCGGCCGGCGAGCCCGGGAAGAGCCGGGCCAGCACCCTGGCGCTCGCCTCGGTCGGCGGACGCCAGTCGAGCCCCAGGCCCTGCGCGATGTCATGGGTGTGCAGCAGCGTTTCCGCGGTGCCCATCGCGGCGAACCCGCTCGGGTCGGTCGGCCCCCAGTGCCAGGCCCGCAGGTTCGGGTCCGCCGCGTCCAGCGCGGTGCTCAGCAACCGTCCGGCGGCACTGATCAGCTGCAGCAGCTGGTCGGGTCGGGCGGTCGGCTGCGCCTGGTAGTCGACGGGCAGATAGCCGTCCGGCGCGCCCGTGGCGACCTGGCCGGCGTAGGCGAGCAGGTCGTGGGCGATGTGGGCGGCGGTCTCCCGGCAGCTCCAGGTCAGCCCACCCGCCGGCACCGTCCAGTCGGCGCCGGTGTGCGGGGTCAGCAACCCGACCGTCTCGCGAACCGCGCGGTCGACGTCCCGGGCGTTCATCGGGGTGTCGGTCAGCATGGCGCCTGCCCGGGGAGGGTGGTGGTGGGGGCGGGGGTGCGCAGGCCGTCGAGGAGGACGCCCAGGGTGCGCCGCCACTGGTCCTCGGTGGCCCGCAGGCCCAGGGTGTTCCGGCCGGTGGCGATCGAGGCGAGCAGGAACGGGACGTCCTGCCAGGCCACGTCGGACCGCATCACGCCCGCCTCCTGGGTGCGTTCGACCAGCAGCCGGAACCGCTCGCGAAGCGCTGCCAGGGTGGCGTCGAGGCCCTCTCCGCAGGCGCCGCCGAGCGCCTCGCCGATTCCGCAACTCTCGCTCCGCAGCCCGACATAGGCGGCCGCGAACTCGCTCAGGCCCTGCCATGGGTCCGGGTGCGCCAGTGCTCGGTCGGCGGCCTGGATGATCTCGCCGAGCACCTCGTCCAGCACCGACAGCAGCAGCGTCTCGCGGGACGGGATGCGGCGGTAGAAGGTGCCGACTCCGACTCCGGCGCGGGCGGCGATCTCATGGGCGCTGGCGTCCACGCCGGTCTCGGCGATCGCCATCCGGGCGGCGGTGACCAGTCGTTCGACGTTCCGGCGTGCGTCGGCACGGGGCTGACGACCCGTCGGGTCGATCAGCAGCCGGTCCACGGCACTCATGGGCGTGTCCATGCGGCGAGTCTATCGGGTGAGCCGGATAACTGGACCAAAGCTGTCCGTTTCGCTAGGCTCCCCATGGAAGCGGACAGGACCTGTCCGTTTAGCTGATGGACATATGAACACAGGGCGAGGGGCGGGGCTGTGAGCATGAGTGAGAAGCGGATCCGGGTGGGCATCATCGGGGTCAACACGGAGCTGGGGTGGGCCAAGCGGGCGCACATCCCGGCGCTGCGATCGCTGCCGGACTACGAGATCACGGCGGTCGGCACCAGCCGGATCGAGAGCGCCCGCGCGGCGGCCGACTACTTCGGGGTGGCGCACGCCTTCGCCGACGCCCGGCAGCTCGCCGAGCACCCCGAGGTCGACCTGGTCGCCGTCACGGTCAAGGTGCCCCACCATCTGGAGCTGGTGCAGGCCGCGTTGGCGGCGGGCAAGCACGTCTACTGCGAGTGGCCGCTGGCCCGCACCACCGAGGAGGCCGAGGTGCTGGCCTCGGCCGCCGAGGCGGCCGGCGTCCACCATGCGATCGGACTGCAGACCCGCTACGTGCCCGCGGTGCTGCGGGCGCGCGAGCTGATCGAGGAGGGGTACCTGGGCGAGCTCACCTCGGTCACCGCCTACTCCGGCCGCGCCAAGGGTGCGG
Protein-coding regions in this window:
- a CDS encoding DUF4259 domain-containing protein, which codes for MGTWDVGSFDNDAAADFAGELDEAVEGARAELVRAALRAVLTEDGYLEGDSGERAVAAAALVAAYCPGGEPVNPVYGPRRPVPGLGGELPALAAAALERVVAAGSELAELWDESGEGERWRGRIAALRAVLATDPRSGGA
- a CDS encoding maleylpyruvate isomerase N-terminal domain-containing protein, which translates into the protein MLTDTPMNARDVDRAVRETVGLLTPHTGADWTVPAGGLTWSCRETAAHIAHDLLAYAGQVATGAPDGYLPVDYQAQPTARPDQLLQLISAAGRLLSTALDAADPNLRAWHWGPTDPSGFAAMGTAETLLHTHDIAQGLGLDWRPPTEASARVLARLFPGSPAGEPSEVLLWQTGRGDLPGHQPPTSWVWKAALPQ
- a CDS encoding TetR/AcrR family transcriptional regulator is translated as MDTPMSAVDRLLIDPTGRQPRADARRNVERLVTAARMAIAETGVDASAHEIAARAGVGVGTFYRRIPSRETLLLSVLDEVLGEIIQAADRALAHPDPWQGLSEFAAAYVGLRSESCGIGEALGGACGEGLDATLAALRERFRLLVERTQEAGVMRSDVAWQDVPFLLASIATGRNTLGLRATEDQWRRTLGVLLDGLRTPAPTTTLPGQAPC